One genomic segment of Thermodesulfobacterium sp. TA1 includes these proteins:
- a CDS encoding dihydropteroate synthase, with translation MEKKVVCVGESINIMSKTIGPAIKAREAEPIKKMAKEQKELGADYLDLNIGPAKKDGKELAVWIVTLVESEVDLPISLDTTNEEAMAAGLKVSKAPKRFLMNSISAQKERMERLIPLAAEYGCEVVALLWGDEGLPRDANERAALAVDLIMNLNEAGIPNEKIWVDPIITPITLGAEQIIEALNFLSMLQDLAPGAKSIVGLSNVSNGINPKLRPYLNRVLLMMLMKYNLYAAILNVYDRELVEIAKGLHPDWVRLVERIMDEEEIDPKDLSPKELEIYKTTNVLLGKNIFSEFWLEL, from the coding sequence ATGGAAAAAAAAGTGGTTTGTGTAGGAGAAAGCATCAACATTATGTCTAAAACCATAGGTCCTGCCATCAAAGCCAGGGAAGCGGAGCCTATAAAAAAAATGGCAAAAGAGCAAAAAGAGTTAGGGGCAGATTATTTAGACCTTAACATAGGCCCAGCCAAAAAAGACGGAAAGGAGCTTGCAGTTTGGATAGTAACGTTAGTGGAATCAGAGGTAGACCTTCCCATATCTTTAGATACTACCAACGAAGAAGCTATGGCTGCAGGACTTAAGGTTTCAAAAGCTCCCAAACGGTTTTTGATGAACTCTATCTCTGCTCAAAAAGAAAGGATGGAAAGACTCATCCCCCTTGCTGCAGAGTACGGGTGCGAGGTGGTAGCGCTTTTATGGGGGGATGAAGGTTTGCCAAGGGATGCCAACGAACGGGCTGCTTTAGCAGTAGACCTTATTATGAATCTTAACGAGGCAGGTATTCCTAATGAAAAAATTTGGGTGGACCCTATCATTACCCCTATTACCTTAGGGGCAGAGCAGATAATAGAGGCTTTAAATTTTCTTAGTATGCTACAAGATTTGGCCCCAGGAGCTAAAAGCATCGTAGGCCTTTCCAACGTTTCTAATGGGATCAATCCTAAACTAAGACCTTATCTAAATAGAGTGCTGCTTATGATGCTTATGAAGTATAATTTATATGCAGCCATTTTAAATGTATATGACCGAGAACTTGTAGAAATAGCCAAAGGATTACATCCCGACTGGGTAAGGTTGGTGGAAAGGATTATGGATGAAGAAGAAATAGACCCTAAAGATTTAAGCCCTAAAGAGTTGGAGATTTATAAAACTACCAACGT